One window of the Rhizobiaceae bacterium genome contains the following:
- a CDS encoding efflux RND transporter permease subunit: protein MTTPTPAGKTALGIAGGLTRIFISSPLTPLFLIAALAFGLIALVSLPREEEPQISVPMVDIRVRADGLRADDAVKLIAEPLETIVKGIDGVEHVYSQTRDDGVLVTARFLVGTSADAAVLRVHDKVRANMDRIPVGVPEPQIVGRGIDDVAIVSLTLTPKPDAMPAIDAGALTRIARELRTELVKIDNVGLTYLVGEVQERIRIAADPAKLALSGVTLQQLAAKVRGANRAFPAGRVRDGGEQVMLVAGETLKTPAEIGNLLVTTRDGRPVYVRDVATVDFVTEPGETLASTVTGGEAGPVRVPAVTLAIAKRAGSNAVTVAEQILHRVEELRGPLVPADVVVEVTRDYGETANEKANELLYHLGLATLSIIALVWLAIGRREAIVVAVVIPVTILLTLFASWVMGYTLNRVSLFALIFSIGILVDDAIVVIENIARHWGMRGGTSRRDAAVAAVAEVGNPTIVATLTVVAALLPMLFVSGMMGPYMSPIPANASAAMIFSFFVAVTVTPWLMLKTAGRMPATTHDDHAHGGMLGRVYAAVARPILASKLSSWLFLLAVGVLTLGSLGLFYTKDVTVKLLPFDNKSELSITVDLPEGLSIEATDAVAQDIARIVTQMDEVRSVQTYAGTAAPFNFNGLVRHAYYRADPNMGEVALNLLPKSERGRSSHQIALDIRERIKSLPVPAGTSLKVVEPPPGPPVMATLLAEIYGPHAATRRGVAEKVEAAFRSVPFIVDVDNSYGVAARRLRATVSTDDLDFFKVDESDVFDTLAILNGSTTIGYSHRGEGRQPVPIVLERPKADRRITEDLLTTPIPANVLPGDRGVVELGDVVRLVTEQSSYPIFRHNGRAAEMVTAELAGHYEAPLYGMLAVQQALDAQDWTGLPKPAIALHGQPADDRVSTLLWDGEWEVTWVTFRDMGGAFIVALLAIYILVVAQFGSFKIPLVILTPIPLTFIGILGGHWLFGAPFSATSMIGFIALAGIIVRNSILLVDFIRHASMEGRTLTDILIEAGSIRFKPILLTALAAMIGAAVILTDPIFQGLAISLLFGLASSTLLTVLVIPAIYRVLRS, encoded by the coding sequence ATGACGACACCGACACCGGCAGGGAAAACCGCTCTGGGCATAGCGGGCGGGCTGACGCGCATCTTCATCTCGTCGCCGCTGACGCCGCTCTTCCTCATTGCAGCCCTTGCCTTCGGTTTGATCGCGCTCGTCTCGCTGCCGCGCGAGGAGGAGCCGCAGATCTCCGTGCCGATGGTCGACATTCGCGTGCGCGCCGACGGCCTGCGCGCCGACGATGCCGTCAAGCTGATTGCCGAACCGCTCGAGACGATCGTGAAGGGCATCGACGGGGTCGAGCATGTCTATTCGCAGACCCGGGATGACGGCGTTCTGGTCACCGCCCGTTTCCTCGTCGGCACTTCGGCCGACGCCGCCGTCCTGCGCGTGCATGACAAGGTGCGGGCGAACATGGACCGCATCCCGGTCGGCGTACCCGAACCGCAGATCGTCGGCCGGGGCATAGACGACGTGGCGATCGTCTCGCTCACGCTGACGCCGAAGCCGGATGCGATGCCGGCCATCGACGCCGGCGCGCTGACACGGATCGCGCGTGAACTGCGGACGGAACTGGTCAAGATCGACAATGTCGGACTGACCTATCTGGTCGGCGAGGTCCAGGAGCGCATCCGCATCGCGGCCGATCCGGCCAAACTCGCCCTGAGCGGCGTCACTTTGCAGCAACTGGCGGCCAAGGTGCGGGGCGCCAATCGCGCCTTTCCGGCGGGGCGTGTCCGGGACGGAGGCGAGCAGGTGATGCTGGTCGCAGGCGAAACTTTGAAGACGCCTGCCGAGATCGGCAACCTGCTGGTGACGACGCGCGACGGGCGCCCTGTCTATGTCCGCGACGTCGCCACCGTGGATTTCGTCACGGAGCCCGGGGAGACCCTTGCTTCCACTGTCACCGGAGGAGAAGCCGGTCCGGTCCGCGTGCCGGCCGTCACGCTGGCGATCGCCAAGCGCGCCGGCTCCAACGCGGTGACGGTGGCCGAACAGATTCTCCACAGGGTGGAGGAACTGCGGGGACCACTCGTGCCGGCTGACGTCGTCGTGGAGGTCACACGCGACTATGGCGAGACCGCGAACGAGAAGGCCAACGAACTGCTTTACCATCTCGGCCTCGCCACCCTGTCGATCATCGCGCTGGTGTGGCTTGCGATCGGCCGCCGCGAGGCGATCGTGGTGGCGGTCGTCATACCGGTGACGATCCTGCTGACGCTCTTTGCGTCCTGGGTGATGGGCTATACGCTGAACCGGGTCTCGCTGTTCGCGCTGATCTTCTCGATCGGCATCCTCGTCGATGACGCGATCGTGGTCATCGAGAATATCGCCCGGCATTGGGGCATGCGCGGCGGAACGAGCCGTAGGGACGCCGCCGTCGCGGCGGTCGCCGAGGTCGGCAATCCGACCATCGTCGCGACGCTGACGGTGGTCGCCGCGTTGCTGCCCATGCTCTTCGTGTCCGGCATGATGGGGCCTTATATGAGCCCCATCCCCGCAAATGCGTCGGCCGCGATGATCTTCTCGTTTTTCGTCGCTGTCACCGTCACGCCGTGGCTGATGCTCAAGACGGCGGGCAGGATGCCGGCCACCACGCATGACGACCATGCGCATGGAGGCATGCTGGGACGCGTCTATGCCGCTGTCGCGCGCCCCATCCTCGCTTCGAAGCTGTCGAGCTGGCTGTTCCTGCTCGCCGTCGGTGTCCTGACCCTTGGCTCGCTCGGCCTCTTCTACACGAAGGACGTAACCGTCAAACTGCTGCCCTTCGATAACAAGTCCGAGCTTTCGATCACCGTCGATCTGCCTGAAGGCTTGTCGATCGAGGCGACGGATGCCGTAGCTCAGGACATTGCCCGGATCGTCACCCAGATGGACGAGGTCCGGTCGGTCCAGACCTATGCGGGTACTGCCGCACCTTTCAATTTCAACGGGTTGGTCCGTCATGCCTATTACCGTGCGGACCCGAACATGGGCGAAGTGGCGCTGAATCTCCTGCCCAAATCGGAGCGCGGCCGGTCGAGTCACCAGATCGCGCTGGACATCCGCGAGCGCATCAAGTCGCTTCCGGTCCCCGCCGGCACCAGTCTCAAGGTGGTCGAGCCGCCGCCCGGACCGCCGGTGATGGCGACGCTGCTCGCGGAAATTTATGGTCCGCACGCCGCCACGCGCCGCGGCGTCGCCGAAAAGGTCGAGGCGGCCTTCCGCTCGGTGCCGTTCATCGTGGATGTCGACAATTCCTACGGCGTGGCGGCGCGGCGCCTGCGGGCGACGGTCTCCACCGACGACCTCGATTTCTTCAAGGTCGACGAGAGCGACGTTTTCGATACGCTGGCCATCCTCAACGGCAGCACGACCATCGGCTACTCGCATCGCGGCGAGGGACGTCAGCCCGTCCCGATCGTGCTGGAACGGCCCAAGGCCGACCGGCGCATCACGGAAGATTTGTTGACGACGCCCATTCCCGCCAACGTCCTTCCGGGCGACAGGGGTGTGGTGGAACTGGGCGATGTTGTGCGGTTGGTGACGGAACAGTCGTCCTACCCGATCTTCCGTCACAATGGCCGTGCGGCCGAAATGGTGACGGCCGAACTTGCGGGCCACTATGAGGCGCCGCTCTACGGCATGCTCGCGGTCCAGCAGGCGCTCGACGCGCAGGACTGGACCGGTTTGCCCAAGCCCGCGATCGCACTGCACGGCCAGCCGGCGGACGACAGGGTCTCGACGCTGCTGTGGGACGGCGAATGGGAAGTGACGTGGGTGACGTTCAGGGATATGGGCGGTGCGTTCATCGTCGCGCTGCTCGCCATCTACATACTGGTGGTGGCGCAGTTCGGTTCGTTCAAGATCCCGCTCGTCATCCTGACGCCGATCCCGCTGACTTTCATCGGCATTCTCGGCGGGCACTGGCTGTTCGGCGCGCCATTTTCGGCGACGTCCATGATCGGCTTCATCGCCCTGGCCGGCATCATCGTGCGCAACTCGATCCTGCTGGTGGACTTCATCCGTCACGCATCCATGGAGGGGCGCACGCTGACCGACATATTGATCGAAGCGGGATCGATCCGCTTCAAGCCGATCCTGCTGACCGCGCTCGCGGCGATGATCGGCGCGGCGGTCATCCTGACCGATCCGATCTTCCAGGGGCTGGCGATCTCGCTGCTGTTCGGCCTGGCATCGTCGACGCTGCTGACGGTTCTCGTGATTCCGGCCATCTACCGGGTGCTGCGCAGCTAG
- a CDS encoding efflux RND transporter periplasmic adaptor subunit produces the protein MRFFLVLAATFAADAAVAGTIEIAPVRTTEWKAVYGQVEARDLVPARARIGGTVVQLMVGEGDAVESGQKIAIISDDKLAFQVAAIDAQLAALKAQLNRAETELARGQALVDKGVITAQRLEQLRTDVEVTRNQIAATEAQKAVVLQQQAEGDVLAPLAGKVLTTPLTRGGVVMAGEAVATIGSGGFYLRLAVPERHATGLEEGAAIRVTTDGGEMTGRLAKLYPQIENGRVVADVDVPGLDTAFVNARVLVELPVGERDALLVPAAAVSSWFGLDYVQVAEGEATVDRAVVIGERIEHDGVPMVEIVTGLTTGDMVVTP, from the coding sequence GTGCGCTTCTTCCTTGTCCTGGCCGCAACCTTCGCCGCCGATGCGGCGGTCGCCGGCACGATTGAGATTGCACCCGTCCGGACCACGGAGTGGAAGGCGGTCTACGGTCAGGTCGAGGCCCGGGACCTCGTTCCGGCGCGGGCCCGTATCGGCGGCACGGTCGTCCAGCTCATGGTCGGCGAGGGCGATGCGGTCGAAAGCGGTCAGAAGATCGCGATCATCAGCGACGACAAGCTCGCCTTCCAGGTGGCTGCGATCGATGCGCAACTGGCGGCGCTGAAAGCCCAGCTCAACCGGGCCGAGACCGAGCTTGCGCGCGGACAGGCGCTGGTGGACAAGGGCGTCATTACGGCTCAGCGTCTGGAGCAGTTGCGCACCGACGTCGAGGTGACCCGCAACCAGATCGCCGCCACAGAGGCGCAGAAGGCCGTCGTCCTGCAACAGCAGGCCGAAGGGGACGTGCTTGCGCCGCTTGCCGGGAAAGTGCTCACGACGCCGTTGACGCGCGGCGGCGTGGTCATGGCTGGCGAAGCGGTCGCCACCATCGGCAGCGGCGGCTTCTATCTTCGCCTCGCCGTGCCCGAGCGTCATGCAACCGGCCTGGAAGAGGGCGCCGCGATACGGGTGACGACGGATGGCGGCGAGATGACGGGCCGCCTGGCGAAGCTTTATCCGCAGATCGAGAACGGCCGCGTGGTGGCCGATGTCGATGTGCCGGGGCTCGATACGGCGTTCGTGAATGCGCGCGTGCTGGTCGAATTGCCGGTCGGGGAGCGTGACGCGCTCCTGGTGCCCGCGGCTGCGGTCAGCAGCTGGTTCGGCCTGGATTACGTGCAGGTGGCCGAAGGCGAAGCGACGGTCGATCGCGCAGTCGTCATCGGCGAAAGGATCGAACATGACGGCGTGCCGATGGTCGAGATCGTCACCGGCCTGACGACCGGCGACATGGTGGTCACGCCATGA
- a CDS encoding DUF2892 domain-containing protein, whose product MTLDRTVLAFAGCMVLASVALSLWVSPLFVWLTVFIGLNLLQSSVTGFCPAALVFRKLGIKPGCAF is encoded by the coding sequence ATGACGCTCGACCGTACAGTTCTCGCCTTCGCCGGATGCATGGTGCTCGCATCCGTCGCGCTCTCCCTTTGGGTATCGCCGCTCTTCGTCTGGCTGACCGTGTTCATCGGACTGAACCTGCTGCAATCGTCGGTGACCGGCTTCTGTCCGGCGGCGCTCGTCTTCCGCAAGCTTGGCATCAAGCCGGGTTGCGCATTCTGA
- a CDS encoding metalloregulator ArsR/SmtB family transcription factor: MMRKMLAIDTEKLDANARDAAALLAAMANENRLRIMCRLLEGEVSVNDLAAQVGMSQSAISQQLSKLRALKLVDTRRKAKQIYYHLASPEVQRILETLHGIYCMPSPAEDG; encoded by the coding sequence ATGATGCGAAAGATGCTAGCTATTGACACCGAGAAACTGGACGCCAATGCGCGCGACGCGGCCGCCCTCCTCGCCGCGATGGCGAACGAGAACAGGCTTCGGATCATGTGTCGCCTGCTGGAAGGCGAAGTGAGCGTCAACGATCTCGCGGCGCAGGTCGGGATGAGCCAGTCGGCCATTTCGCAGCAGTTGAGCAAGCTGCGCGCCCTGAAACTGGTGGACACGCGACGCAAGGCCAAGCAAATCTACTATCACCTCGCGTCGCCGGAGGTGCAGCGCATCCTGGAAACCTTGCACGGCATCTACTGCATGCCGTCTCCCGCCGAAGACGGCTGA
- a CDS encoding amino acid synthesis family protein, which yields MKAPVRRIVTFVEETAMEAGKAISPPTRRAVAAAVISNPFARRYVEDLTPLMEIGEELGELLTARAIAALGIPGDRVESFGKAAAVGEDGELEHAAALLHPRLGAPVRRLLGKGAALIPSSKKRCGPGSPFDLPLGHKDAAKVRSHFDGIEVRIPDAPRADEIVVAVGLTDSGRPLPRVGGLRKEDVKGEDGLN from the coding sequence ATGAAGGCTCCCGTCCGCCGCATCGTCACCTTCGTCGAGGAAACCGCCATGGAGGCGGGCAAGGCGATCTCGCCGCCGACCCGCCGCGCGGTCGCGGCCGCCGTCATCAGCAACCCGTTCGCGAGACGTTACGTCGAGGATCTCACGCCGCTCATGGAGATCGGCGAGGAGCTCGGCGAACTGCTTACCGCGCGTGCGATCGCGGCGCTCGGTATCCCCGGCGATCGCGTGGAGAGTTTCGGCAAGGCCGCAGCCGTGGGCGAAGACGGTGAACTTGAGCATGCCGCCGCGCTTCTGCACCCCCGTCTCGGCGCGCCTGTCCGTCGCCTGCTGGGCAAGGGCGCCGCGCTCATCCCGTCCTCGAAGAAACGTTGCGGCCCGGGGTCGCCTTTCGACCTGCCGCTCGGCCACAAGGATGCAGCCAAGGTGCGCAGCCATTTCGACGGCATTGAAGTGCGCATCCCAGACGCGCCGCGCGCCGACGAAATCGTCGTGGCGGTAGGGCTCACGGATTCGGGGCGACCGCTCCCCCGCGTCGGCGGGCTGCGGAAGGAAGACGTCAAGGGCGAGGACGGCCTCAACTGA
- a CDS encoding amino acid synthesis family protein gives MAEIQIRKILVQVEEIFHEGGPAAAVPPRRAAVLAVTTNPFAGRYVEDIQPFMADLKPLGAMMARRLLDALGGDPARVEGYGKGAIVGTAGELEHGALWHNPGGYAMRELLGEERSRAIVPSTKKVGGPGTRIDIPITHTNASYVRSHFDAIEVGIPDAPRANEMLLVLAMTTGARVHSRSGGLEASQVSGKDGLR, from the coding sequence GTGGCCGAGATCCAGATCCGGAAAATCCTTGTTCAGGTTGAGGAGATCTTCCACGAGGGCGGGCCCGCCGCCGCCGTGCCGCCACGGCGCGCAGCCGTGCTGGCGGTGACCACCAATCCCTTCGCCGGACGTTATGTCGAGGACATCCAGCCGTTCATGGCGGACCTGAAGCCACTGGGCGCCATGATGGCCCGCCGTCTGCTGGATGCTCTCGGCGGCGATCCGGCGCGCGTCGAGGGCTATGGGAAAGGCGCCATCGTCGGCACAGCCGGCGAACTGGAGCACGGCGCGCTCTGGCACAACCCCGGCGGGTACGCCATGCGCGAGCTGCTGGGGGAAGAGCGCAGCCGCGCGATCGTGCCGTCGACGAAGAAGGTCGGCGGGCCGGGCACGCGTATCGACATCCCGATCACCCACACCAACGCTTCCTATGTCCGCAGTCACTTCGATGCGATCGAGGTCGGAATTCCCGATGCGCCCCGCGCGAACGAGATGCTGCTGGTCCTCGCCATGACCACCGGCGCACGCGTCCATTCCCGCTCCGGCGGCCTTGAGGCTTCCCAGGTCAGCGGCAAGGACGGACTGAGATGA
- a CDS encoding substrate-binding protein, with protein MGAVVLAPLAAPMIARAQASTFKLGVLLPFSGGLELFAEQGMQGVQMAVDEYNVDGGVLGRQIEIVQADDKTDPRTAVERATQLIRRDQVNAIVGPVTSANRDAIKSTIERGETPLLYATDYEGGVCSPWIACYSAVPAHFVEPLIPFLAETKGAKKIYLFGADYTWPQKMNAAIRAKIEATGGSVAGEEYTPFGTKDFAPTLRKIEESGADFIILTLPGADGVTFVKQMASSGLKSKVGISFLGFNENYLPGFSGDEAEGIIAPLPFMQGLDRPEAKEFVAKQLAKYGEKAKVTYYADSHYNLTRFYLNAVKKANTDDKKAVMAALPGQSLMSGNGEVTLRAGDLHVDLNILIASVQGGALAMEKYIGKVTAPDQCTL; from the coding sequence ATGGGCGCCGTGGTACTCGCGCCCCTCGCTGCGCCGATGATCGCGCGAGCCCAGGCTTCGACTTTCAAATTGGGCGTCCTGCTGCCCTTCTCGGGCGGGCTCGAGCTTTTCGCCGAGCAGGGGATGCAGGGCGTCCAGATGGCCGTGGACGAATATAACGTCGACGGCGGCGTGCTGGGCCGCCAGATCGAGATCGTGCAGGCTGACGACAAGACCGACCCGCGCACCGCCGTGGAACGTGCAACCCAGCTCATCCGGCGCGATCAGGTCAACGCGATCGTCGGGCCCGTCACCAGCGCCAACCGCGATGCCATCAAGTCGACCATCGAGCGCGGAGAAACGCCGCTGCTTTACGCCACCGACTACGAGGGCGGCGTCTGCAGCCCGTGGATCGCGTGCTATTCGGCCGTGCCTGCCCACTTCGTGGAGCCGCTGATCCCGTTCCTCGCGGAGACCAAGGGCGCCAAGAAGATCTATCTCTTCGGAGCCGATTATACGTGGCCGCAGAAGATGAACGCGGCGATCCGTGCGAAGATCGAGGCCACCGGCGGATCTGTCGCGGGCGAGGAATACACGCCCTTCGGAACGAAGGATTTTGCGCCTACGCTGCGCAAGATCGAGGAATCCGGCGCCGACTTCATCATCCTCACCCTGCCGGGCGCCGATGGCGTGACGTTCGTCAAGCAGATGGCGAGTTCCGGCCTGAAGAGCAAGGTCGGCATCTCGTTCCTCGGCTTCAACGAAAATTACCTGCCGGGCTTCAGCGGCGACGAGGCCGAGGGCATCATCGCCCCGCTGCCGTTCATGCAGGGGCTGGATCGTCCGGAGGCGAAGGAATTCGTGGCCAAGCAGCTGGCGAAATATGGCGAGAAAGCCAAAGTCACCTACTACGCGGATTCACACTACAATCTGACCCGCTTCTACCTGAACGCGGTGAAGAAGGCGAACACCGACGACAAGAAGGCCGTCATGGCGGCATTGCCGGGCCAGTCGCTGATGTCCGGCAACGGCGAAGTGACGTTGCGCGCCGGCGATCTTCACGTAGACCTGAACATTCTGATCGCTTCGGTTCAGGGCGGAGCGCTTGCGATGGAAAAATACATCGGCAAGGTGACGGCTCCGGACCAGTGCACGCTCTAG
- a CDS encoding ABC transporter ATP-binding protein: protein MFLTVRELKKSFGGIHALQGVSFGLGAAEIKCIIGPNGCGKSTLFNVLTGVLAPDSGTAELEGVRISGLPAHRISRMGIGRKFQVPGVLADLTVMEHMEIALVARETDGRLWRALGWGGDRAAVLARLESAGLADYADQVASQLPHGIKQRLEIAVLVARGARLLLLDEPTAGMTAAETQATIDLIRRINRETDTAILVIEHDMAFVRGLACPLIVMMRGQVLHEGTYDEVRADPQVRAAYLGDRHA, encoded by the coding sequence ATGTTCCTGACAGTCAGGGAACTCAAGAAGAGCTTCGGCGGCATCCACGCCCTTCAGGGCGTCAGCTTCGGGCTGGGTGCCGCCGAGATCAAATGCATCATCGGTCCGAATGGCTGCGGCAAGAGCACGCTGTTCAATGTGCTGACGGGCGTACTGGCCCCCGACAGCGGGACCGCCGAGCTGGAAGGTGTCCGCATCAGCGGCCTGCCGGCGCATCGGATCAGCCGCATGGGCATCGGACGCAAGTTCCAGGTGCCGGGGGTGCTGGCCGACCTGACGGTGATGGAGCATATGGAGATCGCGCTGGTCGCGCGCGAGACGGACGGGCGTCTCTGGCGTGCGCTTGGCTGGGGCGGCGACCGCGCCGCCGTGCTGGCGCGGCTTGAAAGCGCCGGATTGGCGGACTACGCGGATCAGGTCGCCTCGCAACTGCCGCACGGCATAAAGCAGAGGCTGGAGATCGCGGTGCTCGTGGCCCGCGGAGCGCGGCTCCTGCTCCTTGACGAGCCGACGGCGGGCATGACCGCCGCCGAGACGCAGGCGACCATCGATCTCATCCGCCGCATCAATCGCGAGACCGATACCGCCATCCTCGTCATCGAACATGACATGGCGTTCGTGCGCGGGCTCGCCTGCCCGCTGATCGTCATGATGCGTGGCCAGGTGCTGCACGAAGGCACATATGACGAGGTGCGCGCCGATCCGCAGGTGCGCGCGGCCTATCTGGGGGATCGCCATGCTTGA
- a CDS encoding ABC transporter ATP-binding protein, with protein MLEIEKLVSGYGKGASVLKGIDLRAERGDRLAIMGRNGMGKTLLAKTLMGLVRPSAGKIRFDGAEIGGLPAHRISNMGMAYVPQGREIFADFTVLENLRMGVIGKPGLGMDHLDRIYGWFPILKERENQRAGTMSGGQMQQLAIARALIGRPKLLLLDEPSEGIQPNIVHEIAEKLRMICAEEGLTVVVIEQNFDMVEILAERVAFIENGKITGEVPVARLSADPDLITHHMGL; from the coding sequence ATGCTTGAGATCGAGAAGCTCGTCTCAGGCTACGGCAAGGGCGCGTCGGTGCTGAAGGGCATCGATCTGCGGGCGGAACGCGGCGATCGTCTGGCGATCATGGGACGGAACGGCATGGGCAAGACCCTGCTGGCGAAGACCCTGATGGGCCTGGTCCGCCCGTCGGCGGGCAAGATCCGCTTCGACGGCGCCGAGATCGGCGGACTGCCCGCCCACCGGATCAGCAATATGGGCATGGCCTATGTGCCGCAGGGCCGCGAGATCTTCGCCGACTTCACCGTGCTGGAGAACCTGCGCATGGGCGTCATCGGCAAGCCCGGCCTCGGCATGGACCACCTGGACCGTATCTATGGCTGGTTCCCGATCCTGAAGGAGCGCGAGAACCAGCGGGCGGGCACCATGTCCGGCGGCCAGATGCAGCAGCTCGCCATCGCACGCGCTCTCATCGGCAGGCCGAAACTCCTTCTGCTCGACGAACCGTCCGAGGGCATCCAGCCCAACATCGTGCACGAGATCGCCGAGAAGCTGCGGATGATCTGCGCCGAGGAAGGGCTGACCGTCGTGGTGATCGAACAGAACTTCGACATGGTGGAAATCCTGGCCGAACGCGTGGCCTTCATCGAGAACGGAAAGATCACCGGCGAGGTGCCCGTGGCGCGGCTTTCCGCCGATCCCGACCTGATCACGCATCATATGGGGCTTTGA
- a CDS encoding branched-chain amino acid ABC transporter permease produces the protein MGGFLALALDALNYTSVLLLVSIGLVIVFGMMQVINLAHGEFFLVGAYAVLVLQGLGVPFWLTLPLAFIVGGLFGLICDAAILRFIYDRPTDTILATWGLSLAIRQAIVIVFGPNSQQVVAPLTEPVNFLGISYSSYRLAIIAIAIAVAVVVFLILYRTAFGLAARAAMANRPMAQCLGINTRRLDRVTFSLGAALAGFSGAVMAPLMSVDPQMGMGFVLPAFLSILVGGVGSPAGAIWGSVVIGGSTTVAASWWTPVIAQIIVFSLAVAVIRFLPAGLSGLRRR, from the coding sequence ATGGGCGGTTTTCTGGCACTGGCGCTGGATGCTTTGAACTACACCTCGGTCCTGCTTCTCGTCTCGATCGGGCTGGTGATCGTTTTCGGCATGATGCAGGTGATCAACCTCGCGCATGGCGAGTTCTTCCTCGTCGGCGCCTATGCCGTGCTGGTGCTGCAGGGTCTCGGCGTGCCGTTCTGGCTGACGCTTCCCCTCGCCTTCATCGTCGGCGGGCTTTTCGGATTGATCTGCGACGCGGCGATCCTGCGCTTCATCTACGACCGGCCGACCGACACCATTCTTGCGACCTGGGGCCTGTCGCTGGCGATAAGGCAGGCGATCGTCATCGTGTTCGGGCCGAATTCCCAGCAGGTGGTGGCGCCGCTGACCGAACCCGTGAATTTCCTTGGAATCTCCTACTCTTCATACCGGCTGGCGATCATCGCCATTGCCATCGCCGTCGCCGTGGTGGTCTTCCTGATCCTCTATCGCACGGCCTTCGGCCTCGCCGCCCGCGCGGCGATGGCAAACCGGCCGATGGCGCAATGCCTCGGCATCAACACGCGGCGTCTGGACCGCGTGACCTTCAGCCTCGGCGCAGCACTGGCCGGCTTCTCCGGCGCGGTCATGGCCCCGCTGATGAGCGTCGATCCACAAATGGGCATGGGCTTCGTGCTGCCGGCCTTCCTGTCGATCCTCGTCGGCGGCGTGGGCAGCCCGGCCGGCGCCATATGGGGTTCGGTCGTCATCGGCGGCTCGACCACGGTCGCCGCCTCATGGTGGACGCCAGTCATCGCTCAGATCATCGTCTTCTCGCTGGCGGTGGCGGTCATCCGCTTCCTTCCGGCCGGTCTCTCGGGGCTTCGTCGCAGATGA
- a CDS encoding branched-chain amino acid ABC transporter permease, protein MNIRLLLTLAVWLVLGLMPFMLGLWELAMMSQLLIYGIAALSLSFIWGEVGLVCFGQALFFGTGAYVMALTAKGMIPGLPESAWLGLLLGIVGGALAGALVGAALFFGKGLRTAYFGIVTIAAAVIAERLTTNWRYIGGFNGLLDVPPLTLPGAIDSADPLAGYVLVLGFAVLSWLLLLALQRAPFGTILRGIRCDERRMQSLGFSVPVYKIVALAISGGVAGLAGGLFSLQFSFVSPAVIGLAMSTEILIWAAVGGKAVLLAAFIGALAVKWVEGVLSETIGAYWLLVIGLAFVAVIVIFPQGLLGRLLDLRLPRRLRRT, encoded by the coding sequence ATGAACATCCGGCTTCTTCTCACGCTCGCGGTCTGGCTCGTCCTGGGGCTGATGCCTTTCATGCTCGGCCTTTGGGAACTGGCCATGATGAGCCAGCTTCTGATCTATGGCATCGCGGCGCTAAGCCTCTCATTCATCTGGGGCGAGGTGGGGCTGGTCTGCTTCGGACAGGCCCTGTTTTTCGGGACGGGCGCCTATGTGATGGCGCTGACGGCCAAGGGCATGATTCCCGGCCTGCCTGAATCGGCGTGGCTTGGGCTCCTGCTCGGCATTGTGGGCGGAGCGCTGGCCGGGGCTCTCGTTGGGGCGGCGCTGTTCTTCGGCAAGGGACTAAGGACGGCCTATTTCGGCATCGTCACCATTGCCGCAGCGGTCATCGCCGAGCGGCTGACGACGAACTGGCGCTATATTGGCGGCTTCAACGGTCTTCTCGACGTGCCGCCCCTGACGCTGCCGGGAGCAATCGACAGCGCCGATCCGCTCGCTGGCTACGTTCTCGTTCTCGGTTTCGCGGTGCTGTCATGGCTTCTGCTGCTTGCCTTGCAGCGTGCGCCTTTCGGCACGATCCTGCGCGGCATACGCTGCGACGAGCGCCGCATGCAGAGTCTCGGCTTCTCGGTCCCTGTCTACAAGATCGTGGCGCTTGCGATCTCCGGCGGCGTCGCCGGCCTCGCGGGAGGCCTCTTTTCGCTGCAATTCTCCTTCGTCTCGCCAGCGGTGATCGGCCTCGCCATGTCGACCGAAATCCTGATCTGGGCGGCGGTCGGAGGCAAGGCGGTGCTGCTGGCAGCCTTCATCGGCGCACTGGCCGTGAAATGGGTCGAGGGCGTACTGTCGGAAACCATCGGCGCCTACTGGCTTCTGGTTATCGGGCTCGCTTTCGTGGCAGTGATCGTCATTTTCCCGCAAGGCTTGTTGGGGCGGCTGCTGGATCTCCGCCTGCCCCGGCGGCTGCGACGCACCTGA